The following is a genomic window from Nitrososphaerota archaeon.
TGGTGTCGTAGACAAGTAGCTTCCCGTGGTCTATCATGGCTACCTCGTGGCAGACCTCGGTGACCTCGGCGAGGAGGTGCGAGCTCATGAACACCAGCCTGTCGTTCAGGGACTTCACTATGTCTCTCACCTCGCTCATCCCTCGCGGGTCCAGGCCGGTGGAAGGCTCGTCCAGTATGATCACTTCTGGGTCGCTCAGGAGGGTGGAGGCGACATTGACGCGCTGCTTCATCCCCTTCGAAAAGCTCCCTACCTTCTTGTCCTCCCATTCGGTCATCTTGACCTTCCCCAAGGCTTCGTCTATCCGGTTTCTCCTCTCGCCGGCCGCCACCCCTCTTATCTCGCAGAGCATGGAGAGGGCTTCTCTCGGAGTGAGGGAAGGGTAGATCTCGGGGGTCTCGATCAGGGTGGCGCACGACGAGAGCGCCGCTTTCTTGTCTTTGCTCA
Proteins encoded in this region:
- a CDS encoding ABC transporter ATP-binding protein; translation: MAVSGLNLKVEGKKCVGFLGPNGAGKTTTMKMFTGLISPTAGSAQIGGIDVSKDKKAALSSCATLIETPEIYPSLTPREALSMLCEIRGVAAGERRNRIDEALGKVKMTEWEDKKVGSFSKGMKQRVNVASTLLSDPEVIILDEPSTGLDPRGMSEVRDIVKSLNDRLVFMSSHLLAEVTEVCHEVAMIDHGKLLVYDTIENVTAKFAGGGGAVEIGFARNVDAQTEAMVQKINGVKEVTRSNDRHLIVRFDAGTISQDKLFEGVAGLKAGAVSFQPSSGLEDAYLSLIKETL